The proteins below are encoded in one region of Podarcis raffonei isolate rPodRaf1 chromosome 8, rPodRaf1.pri, whole genome shotgun sequence:
- the LOC128418408 gene encoding phospholipase A2 inhibitor and Ly6/PLAUR domain-containing protein-like — MQALLGLLFFSLLLATGASLQCEICKAVGQTCSSDNVECDPQLDTCAVVQYEPTPPSVNVSTIVKSCLKKTDCEKMKIGESGGELGKIKTFECNKAPGAAASLLLAFSSLLLMKSLL, encoded by the exons ATGCAAGCTCTCCTGggactcctcttcttctctctgcTTCTTGCTACAG GTGCCTCTTTGCAGTGTGAGATTTGCAAAGCCGTCGGACAAACCTGTTCCAGTGATAATGTGGAATGTGATCCTCAACTAGATACCTGTGCTGTTGTTCAGTATGAACCCACAC CACCAAGCGTCAATGTCAGCACAATAGTTAAATCCTGTCTTAAGAAGACTGATTGTGAAAAAATGAAGATAGGGGAGTCTGGTGGAGAGCTTGGAAAAATTAAAACGTTTGAATGCAACAAGGCCCCTGGAGCAGCTGCATCTCTCCTCCTTGCGTTCTCCAGCCTCCTGTTGATGAAGAGTCTCCTGTAA